Proteins from one Ahaetulla prasina isolate Xishuangbanna chromosome 2, ASM2864084v1, whole genome shotgun sequence genomic window:
- the ZCCHC9 gene encoding zinc finger CCHC domain-containing protein 9, with protein sequence MTRWARARVTHNKKVLDATPWDDMKNGAAGTVETNKRQSSSDGFFLKNNQVKKKNKKKKDYLNEDVNGFMEYLKQNSQMLHNGQLIDSHQAEEEIATAFKKDKRREQRRVKRQEIKKNIMVCFHCRKPGHGVADCPAVLESQDMGTGICYRCGSTEHEINKCKAKLDPALGEFPYAKCFICGEMGHLSRSCPDNPKGLYAEGGSCRICGSVEHFKRDCPENQNSDRALTVGRWMKGMSADYQEVLENPGPQKGKPKVPKIVNF encoded by the exons ATGACAAGATGGGCTCGGGCAAGAGTCACACATAACAAGAAAGTCCTAGATGCAACACCATGGGATGATATGAAAAATGGGGCTGCTGGAACTGTAGAAACAAATAAAAGGCAGAGCTCttcagatggattttttttaaagaacaaccaagtgaaaaagaaaaataagaagaaaaaagactaCCTGAATGAAGATGTCAATGGCTTTATGGAATACTTAAAACAGAACTCACAGATGTTGCACAATGGCCAGTTGATTGATAGTCatcaggcagaggaagaaatagcAACAGCTTTCAAAAAGGACAAGCGGCGAGAACAGAGGAGAGTGAAGCGCCAGGAAATTAAGAAGAATATAATG GTATGCTTCCACTGTCGAAAACCAGGCCATGGGGTTGCAGATTGTCCAGCTGTCCTTGAAAGCCAAGACATGGGAACCGGAATTTGTTACCGATGTGGCTCTACTGAACATGAAATTAACAAATGCAAAGCCAAACTAGATCCAGCTCTTG GGGAATTTCCATATGCGAAATGCTTTATTTGTGGGGAAATGGGCCATCTCTCAAGGTCATGTCCTGATAATCCTAAAGGGCTTTATGCTGAAG GAGGGTCTTGTCGGATTTGCGGATCTGTGGAGCACTTTAAAAGAGACTGTCCAGAAAATCAAAACTCAG ATCGAGCACTAACTGTTGGTCGGTGGATGAAAGGAATGAGTGCAGATTATCAAGAAGTTCTAGAAAACCCTGGACCACAAAAAGGAAAACCAAAAGTACCTAAGATTGTTAACTTTTGA